The Aspergillus oryzae RIB40 DNA, chromosome 5 genome segment CTAGAACTCTGAGACGTGGAATGACCTCTAGCTGTTGTGAGTCGCCAAGCTGACGAAACTCTCGGCCTTCCATAGCAAGATCATTTGGGTTTGTGATAATACCACATTCTTCGGCAATGGCTTTCGCTGTCAATAGGTTATCACCTGTCACGATACGAACGGTCACACCAGCTTTATGGCAAGACTGCACGGCGTCTCGAGCACCGTTTCGGAGTGGGTCTCGGATACCCATGATGCTGAGGAAAGTAAGATTCTGGAGAATATTTTCTATCCTTATTTCTTCCACCTGATCATCCAGTTGACCAAAGGGAGGCCATACGTCAAAGTCACGAAACAACACGATAATTGTTCTCAAAGACCGGCCGGCATAGTCAGCGATTATCTGGCGTAGGCCCTGGGCCATGTCTGCGTTGATCGGTCTTGCGGAGAGCCCCTTGCTTGGGTCCTCGACTGCTTCGGTGCACTTGTCGAGAAGCACTTCCGGAGCCCCTTTCACATACGCACGATACCTGCCGTTTTCCAGTTGAGCAACTGTGACCATACATTGACGAGCATTTTCGAAAGGGAAAACTTCGACAACCTTCGCATTTGAGCGCTCAACATCAAGTTGGCTCATTCCTAGATGATCTCGAGCGAATGCTAAGAGGGCAGCTTCTGTTTTAGACCCCACATATGACTTGATACCTGCTTCGATACTTTCAAATGCGGTTGAGTTGAGTGAAATGGATTGCCTTAGAAGTGACCTTGTGTCAGGCGCAAGGCACCGAGTGTAGTCGACGGCAGTTGGGCTGGCGCACGGATCAGTAGCATCGTTGTCCGCCTGTTGTGGATCAATGAACTTGCCAGTAGTGCCAATCATCCCAGCGACGACCGTCATCTTGTTCTGGGTCAAAGTCCCGGTCTTGTCCGAGCATATGTCTGTTGCATTTCCCATGGTTTCGCAGGCGCTCAACATGCGGACTAAGTTATGATCTTTGAGCATCCTGGTAGTCGCAAAAGCCAGTGCAAGGGTCACTGTCAGTGGAAGGCCCTCTGGGACTGCGATCACCACGACAGTCAGTGAAATGATAAAAAGATCCAGAAACTGCTGTCCCTTTTCTGTGGGTGTTAGACTACTGTGAGGAAGGCTGGTGAGGAATTTGATAAAGAGAATGATAAATAGCACAAGGGCTGCAAGCCCACCAAAATTGGCGATGTACTTCGCCAATACATTGAGCCGTGTTTGCAAGGGTGTAAAACCAGGGTCGTCATTTAGTGTGAGAAGAATCTTGCCATAACTGGAATTGGTGCCAGTCGCTATCACCAAGTACGACCCGACCCCTTCAGCTACGCTTGACCCGGATATCATGAAGGGGTCTAAGCTTTGAGTATCACTGTTCCTTCGAATCGCATCGATaacttcatctccagagTGTTTACGTAGGAGATCAGATTCGCCGGTAGTGGACGCCTCATCACATCTGATATGGTATCCCTGGATTAGAACCCCATCCGCTGGGATTACATCCCCAGGCTCCACATGCACAATATCTCCCACAACTAGGTCAGAGATCGGGATTTCACGAGCGTGACCGGACCGAACGACCGTCACGTTGCGatctatcttcttcttgttcaattttTGAAACTTGATTTGCTTCTGAAAATCATTGGCGGCGCCGACAAGAACGATGACAATGATGGCGACGAGGATCGAGACCCCTTCCACCCATTCAACAGGCGGGTTGCGGGCTGAGTGCTCGGTCGCGAGTGCCTGGTATAAACCGAGCGCCAAAGAGACAATTGCCGCCCCAGTTAAAAAGAACAGAACATGGTCATTATATGCCATCCACATGAGCTGGAAAATGCTCGGCTGTTTCTTCACTGGGAGATGATTATTCCCGAAGGCCTTTGTCCTGTCCGTGTACCGGTCATTCTGTTGCCCTGTCGCAATTTCCGTTGTCTCGGCAGAGTCTGCAATGGTTGATTCATCGATACTTAGTCCACTATTTCGGTCAGTTCGCAGCCCTTTCTCCAACCCGGCAAGACCGCCTAACGCGTGGAAGGTTTCTAGACTTCTAGACTCGATCAGTTCACTGAGTGTCTCTGCCGTGATATCGAAGGTGTTTCTGGGGCGGTCGAAGATGGGAGTGTCGCCTGTATTGGCATCTGGTTTGTCATTTAAGTGTTTCTGATTCCGTTAATGCTAATCCACTAATCCGCGCTCGGCGGGAAAAACATTGCGCGTACCATGATGATTGACTGCGTGGAATGCCAGCGCGGATACCGAAACTGTTATCGGTATGGTAGCAGCAATCATCCCTGAACTTATCGCGAGGGGTTGTCGAGACCTAGACTGGAGAGACCATGGTCGGTTAGGAAAACATTATGGTAAATTTTCTGATGAGATTCAGGGTTGTTCAAggacagagaaaaagaaaaagctagAACAAGGAGAGTATAAGTTGAGGAGCAAAAGACAAGCGTCCATTGTGACTGTGGAATTGAAGGTTGTCTTCTAAATGGGGAAGGCAGCCAAGGGATTTCCTGTGACTCCACTTCATCTAATTTACCTTTTACACGTATTTTATTCTAGTATTTAATTTTACCCCCCACTTGAATACGGGCCTGATAAGGCTGAGGAGTGAACCAAGGGTCTATTGTTTACTGGCTGTATACATCCATCTATATATCAAGTCAACGCAATGCGAAGATCAATGATGATTCCGTTATATATTTTCGGTATAATCCCATCACACCATTCAGGCTATTGCAAGATGATCGGTAACATCCGGATGTACGTAAAATGCGATCGCGATGATCAAATACCTGGGCACCGACGGTCGGGGATTAGACAGACGATCGTCCCTAAAAGGATCAAAGAGGAAAATTACTTACGTCCCGATCAGTAATAACCCTTCAAAGTAATTCGACTTCCCCTCGCGAGTCAAACTGttcatcaccaccacagcaAGGGAGAAGCAAGCGGTTTGGAAAGTATTAAACCGCAGAGACATCGGCTGCCCGAGAGCCCAACCACAGAGCACCAAGAAGGGAGTTACAAAGAGCGCGATCTGAAGTGTGCTTCCAACAATGACCCCAATGGCCAGATCCAGCTTGCCGCCCATTGCGGCATTCACCGTGATGGCAAATTCGCCCGCATTACCGACAATGGGGACGACAATCATCCCCAGGAAAGCCCGACTGACTCCGTATACCTCCACAAACCCGTCCACGCCCTCCACCAAGTAATCGGAACAGACGGTAACTCCAAGTGTTGCAAAGATCAGAATGATGCTAGCGGGGAGGGGCTCTAATTCGCGCTTTTCGTCCGATTCCTCTTCGGTGCTAGCGAAAAGATGAGCGTGGCTTTTCAGTTGGAAATAAAGATAGACCAAGTAAAAaacgagaaggaaaatcGAAGTGATATGGGATAGGGTGAGGATGTAATCGTCTCCGTCGGGCAGCTCGCAGAGAGTAGTCGAGTATAAAGCGGAAGGGATGATGAGGGAGGTCGAGGCAACGATCATCAGAGACGACATGATTTGAGTGACATCGACGTTGAAGGATAGCGTCTCctttccatatcctccacctAGAAAGCAACATCCTAAAACCTTAAGAGAATGAGAGTAAGCGGTTTAAGTAAAACCTCAGTCCAAAACCATGTCTCTTACCAGAAGAGTTCCGGACAGAATACTGCCAACCATACTCGATTGAACGATGTTGATCTCCCCTTGAGTTACGGCAGTAATTCCCACCTGGATAATTAACCGGTGTGGTTAGCGACCGTGACTAAACGTCGAGTAACGGGAACGAAAGTTGGGCTCACGATCATCTCGACAGCATTTCCGAAGGTCGCATTGATCAATCCCCCCACGGTCTGTCCCACACTTTTGGACAACTCTTCAGttgcaaaggaaagcaaagaagccAGGGGAAAGATAGCTAAGAAATTCAACATGAACACAGCTGATGGATCCCATCCTCGAGCACCGGACCAAATACCCAGGAAGACAAACACCAGCAACACATTTGCATAGCTCGAGAAAAGAGTAACCTGGATGGCATGCCAGGCACTTTTCTGGACAGCaccagccatgatgaggacgtggttgaggaggggaaggttCACAAGATGGGGATGGAATTAATTGACATTCAGTTAATAGAAAGACATCCATATCGGACGccattcctccccctcaaAGAAACAATACTGTGTTCCATACCTTACCTGGTACGTTCTTGTCAATACCGTATATTATCCGTGCGGGGAATCTTGATTGGTAGAAATGTGGATGCCTAGCGATGAAGCTTCCCGCTCAGGCCCTGATCGGTGGGGACGGGACGGACAAGGCAACCAGTGAGGAAGATGACACTCTGGCCCTGTAGGGCTGAACGGCCCGTAAGGTTTCCAAACAGGAACCGTACCATTGTTTCTACTGAGGCTCACCgtatttcttgtttccctctTGCTGACATCCGTGTGTGCGTTATGTCCTAatgaccaccaccacagtcGTTCaggagataaaaaaaagtaacGCTCGCAGTTTATTTAAGGTTCCTTTTACTGTCAGCGAAGACGACAACATGCAATCGGTCAGGCACAGACACCAGCAGCTACCTCCCTTGGACAGTATGTCTGCTGCATCGCCGAAtaattcccttctttctcctaTTCCCAGTACCCCCATGAGAGTTTCCCGCCAGCAATGGCGTCCTTTCCACCGAGCGATCGTCAGCATTGGTAGTCGCCAGTATGTGAAATCAATGCTGGCGACTGTCCCCATTGGAATCATCACAGCCATCCTAGGCGGGCCACCTCAAATGGTGTTTTTCCTGAATCTTACAGCACTGATACCATTAATCACTCTGCTTACGATCTCCATTGCCGATTTGTCTATAACGACTGGGCGTGTGGTCGATGAATTACTCAAAGCGACCGTTGGTAATGCCATTGAGCTGATCCTTGGAATTGTGGCCATGAACAGGGGATACATGCACATGATTCACTCGACCCTGATAGGAAGCATGCTCTGCTATATGCTCTTGGTAAGTCGTGTATCACTCTTATTACAGATCGGTACTAAGATGCTCTAGGTTCCGGGGAGCTGCTTCTGTTTCACCGGTTATGATAAAGAACATCTCTATTTTGATCGCACCCTAATCAGCATTATGTCTTCCCTCATGGTAGTGGCATGCATGTCTCTTTTGATTCCAACGATTATGGTCACATTTCCTTCCTTGGATATCACTTCTCCCCAGGCTTCTGTGACTCGGCTGGAGATTGTCTTTGTTTCACGTGGGGCGGCACTTGtactttttattttgctTGGGgtgttccttctctttcagtTGAAGAGTCATGCGTCAATATTTCATCTTGCCGAAGCGTCCAGCGAAGGCTCTCCAGATCGCCACAGTCTGAACGATCGTGGCATCGCCCAGGACCGACCAGCAAGAATTTTCACACCGCGGAGCGCTATGATTGCTCTTGCGGCCGGAATAGCCTGCTTGACCATGTGTATTATATGTATCGTTGAGAGCGCCAATAGAGTTGCACAAGAGCTTGGCCTTAGTGCAGCCTTTCCTACACTGGTACTGGTTCCACTTATTGGCAACTCCGCAAGATATGCTTCGATTGTCATGGTCTCACGCCAGGGGCATGTGGAATCAGCGGTGCGGGCCATCATCAACAGCATACTGCGTATCACTCTCCTCGTGACTCCCTTTCTGATCATCCTAGGATGGGTTTTGAACCTGCCCATAACACTGCAAATGGACACGTTTGACGCAACCATGTTGTTTTTGGCTACAATGGTGTTGATTCATGTGATTCAGGATGGGAGGAGTAATTACTTCGAGGGACTAATGCTTGTTGGGATGTAAGTCAAGCCTTCAACTTATCCATTCTATGATTCGCTGACTAAGGTTCCTCTCATATAGGTATATcatatctgctgctgctttctATATGCGTCCTGGGATAACCGGCGCCACAAAGCCCATGCCTTAATCGAGGGTCTATCATATACAGCACGAACATGTAAAGAGGCATTCTGATGTATATTGCTCATGTCATCACATTCacccaatcaatcaatcccaTTTAGCGATGTTTTTATCAATTAGCCATTCCATATTCTCAACGGACCCAGAATGAAAGTGCAAGTATCACGTATCTAAGCCAATATGTCAGTCACAGGTAAGCCACGAAGcacagaagggaaaagaacgtACAGCCCAACCAGCATACTCCCATGAAGATACGTATACTTAGCATCCTTCAAGACCTGGTTAACAACCAAAATAGCGAAGAACAGGGCCAAAGTATGGAA includes the following:
- a CDS encoding uncharacterized protein (calcium transporting ATPase), encoding MIAATIPITVSVSALAFHAVNHHDANTGDTPIFDRPRNTFDITAETLSELIESRSLETFHALGGLAGLEKGLRTDRNSGLSIDESTIADSAETTEIATGQQNDRYTDRTKAFGNNHLPVKKQPSIFQLMWMAYNDHVLFFLTGAAIVSLALGLYQALATEHSARNPPVEWVEGVSILVAIIVIVLVGAANDFQKQIKFQKLNKKKIDRNVTVVRSGHAREIPISDLVVGDIVHVEPGDVIPADGVLIQGYHIRCDEASTTGESDLLRKHSGDEVIDAIRRNSDTQSLDPFMISGSSVAEGVGSYLVIATGTNSSYGKILLTLNDDPGFTPLQTRLNVLAKYIANFGGLAALVLFIILFIKFLTSLPHSSLTPTEKGQQFLDLFIISLTVVVIAVPEGLPLTVTLALAFATTRMLKDHNLVRMLSACETMGNATDICSDKTGTLTQNKMTVVAGMIGTTGKFIDPQQADNDATDPCASPTAVDYTRCLAPDTRSLLRQSISLNSTAFESIEAGIKSYVGSKTEAALLAFARDHLGMSQLDVERSNAKVVEVFPFENARQCMVTVAQLENGRYRAYVKGAPEVLLDKCTEAVEDPSKGLSARPINADMAQGLRQIIADYAGRSLRTIIVLFRDFDNLTFLSIMGIRDPLRNGARDAVQSCHKAGVTVRIVTGDNLLTAKAIAEECGIITNPNDLAMEGREFRQLGDSQQLEVIPRLRVLARSSPEDKRTLVRRLKEMGSTVAVTGDGTNDAPALTAADVGFSMGISGTEVAREASSIVLMDDNFSSIVRAIMWGRAVSDAVKKFLQVKSETQSLHYAQLGC
- a CDS encoding uncharacterized protein (Ca2+/H+ antiporter VCX1 and related proteins) gives rise to the protein MAGAVQKSAWHAIQVTLFSSYANVLLVFVFLGIWSGARGWDPSAVFMLNFLAIFPLASLLSFATEELSKSVGQTVGGLINATFGNAVEMIVGITAVTQGEINIVQSSMVGSILSGTLLVLGCCFLGGGYGKETLSFNVDVTQIMSSLMIVASTSLIIPSALYSTTLCELPDGDDYILTLSHITSIFLLVFYLVYLYFQLKSHAHLFASTEEESDEKRELEPLPASIILIFATLGVTVCSDYLVEGVDGFVEVYGVSRAFLGMIVVPIVGNAGEFAITVNAAMGGKLDLAIGVIVGSTLQIALFVTPFLVLCGWALGQPMSLRFNTFQTACFSLAVVVMNSLTREGKSNYFEGLLLIGTYLIIAIAFYVHPDVTDHLAIA
- a CDS encoding uncharacterized protein (Ca2+/H+ antiporter VCX1 and related proteins), whose amino-acid sequence is MSAASPNNSLLSPIPSTPMRVSRQQWRPFHRAIVSIGSRQYVKSMLATVPIGIITAILGGPPQMVFFLNLTALIPLITLLTISIADLSITTGRVVDELLKATVGNAIELILGIVAMNRGYMHMIHSTLIGSMLCYMLLVPGSCFCFTGYDKEHLYFDRTLISIMSSLMVVACMSLLIPTIMVTFPSLDITSPQASVTRLEIVFVSRGAALVLFILLGVFLLFQLKSHASIFHLAEASSEGSPDRHSLNDRGIAQDRPARIFTPRSAMIALAAGIACLTMCIICIVESANRVAQELGLSAAFPTLVLVPLIGNSARYASIVMVSRQGHVESAVRAIINSILRITLLVTPFLIILGWVLNLPITLQMDTFDATMLFLATMVLIHVIQDGRSNYFEGLMLVGMYIISAAAFYMRPGITGATKPMP